The Verrucomicrobiota bacterium DNA segment ATTGCTCCGCCACCGATGGATGATAGGTCTCGGCGGACACAAGAATGCGAGCCAATCGCAAGGCGCGAATCAAAGGCAACATCCTGCTGGTTTGGATGGATTCGCCGACCCGCGCTGCGTGCGCCAGTGTGGACTCCGCGCCCACGTCGATGATGTCCGCGCCCTGGGCATGGAGAACCTGGCCGCGCTGGACCGCCCGCGCTTCGGTGAGGCACACGCTTTCCCGATACCACGAATCCGGAGACAGATTGATCACGCCCATGAGCGCGGGCCGGGAGTTGAACGCGAAGAATTTGTCTGCCAAAGCGAATTCCTTGACGTGCGCTCGCGCCGCCTCCTGATAGCTGGAGAACAACTCCGCCAGATATTCGAGATTTAGCATGTTCAAAGTAGGGCAGGCATCCTGCCTGCCCAAAATGATTCATTCCGAAAACGCCGCCTAGCCGGAACGATTCAATTCAACCACGAATGGACACAAATAAACACAAATCTGGCTGACATAGAACGGCATTGAACCGTTTGCATCGGATCGCCAAAGAGTGCCCCCCTGGGCGTGGGCGTCGAGACGCGTCAAACCTAATCTCATTCGTGTCCATTCGTGTTCATTCGTGGTTTCTTCTGAATCGTTCCGGCTCAGTGAATTTTCGCGCCGGGCGTGTTGGGGCAAGCTGGAAGCCTGCCCTACTTTTGGATGTTTTCATCCAGCCAGGCGAGGTAACGCTTGTTGCCACCGAGCAACGGCAACACGATGAACTCCGGCGTGTCATACGGATGGTGCTTTAAAATCACTTGTTCGAACCTGGGCAAGCAGACGGCGGCTGTTTTGAACACGATCAACACTTCCGCGCTCGATTCCAGTTTGCCTTGCCACCAGTAGTGCGACTCGATCTTTGGGATCAAATTGGCACACGCGGCCAATCGAGCATTCAACGCCGCCCTGGCCAGTTTGCGCGCCGTCCCGATGTTGGGGGCCGTCACCAGGACGACAACGTGCTTTTTCTGAGTCTTCATTCGCGAGCTACTTTACAGAAGGCAACGAAGAAAACGAAGTCTTGGCTATTGTCGATTGGCTATTGGGCCGTTCTGCGTGGTCTGCTGTTCCCGCCAGCAGATCGCTGTTCTTTGTTTCCTTCGTTGCCTTCTGTAAACCTTTCCCTCAGGCAAAAGGCGGTGGTCGCTTGGCAGAACTCGACTATTTCCGCGCCGAGACCTTAGTGGTCCGTTTCGTAAATACGCTCACGTTCGTTGCGCCCAATTTGGCCTGGGGCAAGGCGCGACGAGCGAGCATCCCCCGCCAGTGGGGCTGTGACCGAGGAGCAACGCAGCCCCAGGCAAAATTC contains these protein-coding regions:
- a CDS encoding divalent-cation tolerance protein CutA; its protein translation is MKTQKKHVVVLVTAPNIGTARKLARAALNARLAACANLIPKIESHYWWQGKLESSAEVLIVFKTAAVCLPRFEQVILKHHPYDTPEFIVLPLLGGNKRYLAWLDENIQK